Part of the Brevibacillus brevis genome is shown below.
TTTCCCGCGAGGCATGCTGGACTTGGCTTCCGCACGTTCAGCTGTGCGTCTGTTACGATCGGCTCGGCGAGTATCAAAAATCGCGCGAGCACCATGAAATCGCCCTTCGTTACCGACCTGACGACAAGGCCATTCTGGCGAATCAAGCCTTTTTCGACAGGGACGAAAGACGATAAAGCGGATTTTTCCGTGGGCAATCGGAAATCGGCGCATCTTTTCTCCGCCCGTTCACGAAAGGCGTTTCTTCCCACTCCATCATCGCGATCGGCTTTTGGAAGCGGATCGCGAAGTGGCTCTCATCACATGCCTTTGGTTTCTGGTCTAAGGCGGCTTTTTTCGCAATAGTCTATAACAATGAACGACAAGCTGCCCGATCCATCGCGCGAAAAGGAGACAACCATGTGCAGAAGCGGACTTTCGCGGCCCGGCAGCGGGGGAGGAATGGTACATGCTGCACATCGTCGCTTGTATTAAACAAGTGCCCGACACGAAAATCATCAAGATGAATCCCAAGACGAACACAATGGACCGGGCCAGCGCGCCCGCGATCCTCAATCCGTACGACGCTCATGCAGTCGAGGAGGCTGTCCGGCTGAAGCAGCGCTACGGGGGAACGGTCTCCGTCGTGACGATGGGGCCGCCGCCGGCAGTCAAGGCCATCCGGAAATGCGTCGAAATCGGGGCGGATGCCGGTTATCTGGTGACAGACCGTGCTTTCGCAGGGGCGGATACGCTGGCTACGAGCTATGCGCTCACCAAGGCCATCGAAAAAATCGCGGAGACGCAGCCGGTTGATCTGGTCATCTGCGGGAAGATGACGATTGATGGCGATACGGGGCAGGTAGGACCGGGCATCGCCAGAAGGCTCGACATCCCGCCGCTTACCAGCGTCCAAAAGGTAGTGGAAGTGAACAAGGCAGAAGGATACTGTATCGTCCACCGCAAGCTGGAAGACGGCTATGAGGTGATTCAATCCACACTGCCTTGCCTGTTCTCCGTGGAGAAGGACATTAACGAGGTCCCCTACTCTCCCTTGCCCAATATGCTCCGGGCGGCACGCTACGACCCCGTCGTCTGGTCAGTGGACGACTTGGGCGACATCGATCGCACGCAGCTCGGCCTGAAAGGATCTCCCACGATCGTGGCCAAGGTTTGGCCGCCGGAAAAACCGAAGGGCGGCGAAATGCTGGAAGGGTCTCCAGAGGAGAAGGTGTCGCGGCTCATGGAGATCCTGCGGGAGAAACAAGGATTGTTTCGGGTGAAGGAGGGGCAGGCATGAATCTGGAGGAATATCGCGGCATCTGGGTGTACTTGGAGGTGCGTGACGGCAAGGTCGCACCGGTATCCCTGGAACTCCTGGGAGCGGGACGGCAGATGGCTGACAAAAGGGGAGTCCCCTTGGCTGGCTTGTTGATCGGCGACGGTGTCCGGGAACTGGCCAAGACCGTCTTTCCATACGGCGCGGACCAGGTGTATGTGTACGACGATCCGATTTTTCGAGAATACCGTACGGAATCCTACATGCGTGCTGTCATCGAAAGCGTCCAGAAGCACAAGCCGGAAATCATCCTGTACGGAGCGACCTCCACAGGAAAAGACTTGGCGAGTGCAGTGGCGACGGATTTGGAGACAGGGCTGACGGCCGACACGACGATGCTCGACGTCAATGCGGAGACGGGGCTGCTGGAAGCGAGCCGGCCTGCTTTTGGCGGCAACATCATGGCGACGATTCTGTGTAAAAAGCATCGTCCCCAGATGGCCACCGTCCGCCCGAAAGTGATGAGGGCATTAGAGCCGGATCCCTCCCGAAAAGGGGAGGTCATCCAGGAAAGCATCGCTCTTCGCGAGGAGGACGTCCGTACCAAAGTGCTGAAAATCGTCCGGGAAACCCGGGGAAAAGTCCGGCTGGACGAGGCGGATGTCATCGTGGCAGGGGGAAAAGGCCTCGGGAGCAAAGAAGGCTTTGCGCTGATCCATCGCTTCGCGGAGAAGATCGGGGCCACGGTGGGAGCAAGCAGGGACGCGGTCGAAGCAGGATGGATCGACCATGAGCATCAGGTCGGGCAAACCGGCGTGACGGTGACCCCGAAAATTTACTTCGCCATCGGGATTTCCGGCGCGATCCAGCACTTGGTCGGCATGCGCAATTCGGGCCTGATCATTGCGATCAACAAAGATCCAAACGCGCTCATCTTCCAATCGTGTCACTACGGAATCGTAGGAGATGCCTTTGAAATCGTCCCTTTATTAATGGAAGCGTTTCAAAAGGAGCCGGACAAGGAGGTCCAGTATGGCGGAAAAATTTGATGTCATTGTGGTCGGAGCGGGTCCGGCGGGGACGGCATGCGCGTATACACTGGCAAAGGCAGGCGTGAACGTGCTGCTGATGGAGCGCGGCGAATACCCCGGCTCCAAAAATGTGATGGGCGGCGTGTTGTACCGCAAGACGATGGAGGACATCATTCCCGGGTTTTACAAAGAGGCGCCGGTAGAGCGTCCCATCGTCGAGCAGCGGTTTATGATGCTTGACAAGGAGTCCGCCATAAACTTCAGCTACAAAGGGATGGAGTGGGCC
Proteins encoded:
- a CDS encoding electron transfer flavoprotein subunit beta/FixA family protein translates to MLHIVACIKQVPDTKIIKMNPKTNTMDRASAPAILNPYDAHAVEEAVRLKQRYGGTVSVVTMGPPPAVKAIRKCVEIGADAGYLVTDRAFAGADTLATSYALTKAIEKIAETQPVDLVICGKMTIDGDTGQVGPGIARRLDIPPLTSVQKVVEVNKAEGYCIVHRKLEDGYEVIQSTLPCLFSVEKDINEVPYSPLPNMLRAARYDPVVWSVDDLGDIDRTQLGLKGSPTIVAKVWPPEKPKGGEMLEGSPEEKVSRLMEILREKQGLFRVKEGQA
- a CDS encoding electron transfer flavoprotein subunit alpha/FixB family protein, encoding MNLEEYRGIWVYLEVRDGKVAPVSLELLGAGRQMADKRGVPLAGLLIGDGVRELAKTVFPYGADQVYVYDDPIFREYRTESYMRAVIESVQKHKPEIILYGATSTGKDLASAVATDLETGLTADTTMLDVNAETGLLEASRPAFGGNIMATILCKKHRPQMATVRPKVMRALEPDPSRKGEVIQESIALREEDVRTKVLKIVRETRGKVRLDEADVIVAGGKGLGSKEGFALIHRFAEKIGATVGASRDAVEAGWIDHEHQVGQTGVTVTPKIYFAIGISGAIQHLVGMRNSGLIIAINKDPNALIFQSCHYGIVGDAFEIVPLLMEAFQKEPDKEVQYGGKI